The Bacillus sp. Y1 genome has a window encoding:
- a CDS encoding MurR/RpiR family transcriptional regulator, with amino-acid sequence MIISNKLESMDSLSKSEEVLATYILKEKENIQHLSTKDLAQATFTSPSTVVRLSQKLGFSGWNELKEKYLEEIYYLNQHFSNIDPNFPFEPQDSLMSIASKIGHLATETVEDTLALLKNEELRKATELLAKADIINIYGISNSLLMAYDFKHKMLRINRHVELMNVPEEQIFVANNSTPKNTAILISYSGESDEVIKIAKVLRDRKTPIISLTSLSENSLKNYSDCTLYISTREKLYSKIGYYSTNNSIHLILDILYSCIFKMNYHENLEYKTKIAKDTEERVVSSIVLEEN; translated from the coding sequence ATGATCATCTCAAATAAACTTGAGTCAATGGACTCTTTATCAAAGTCTGAAGAAGTACTTGCGACATATATATTAAAAGAAAAGGAAAATATCCAGCACTTATCAACGAAGGATTTAGCTCAAGCTACCTTTACTTCCCCTTCCACTGTTGTTCGCTTGTCACAAAAATTAGGATTTAGCGGCTGGAATGAGTTAAAAGAGAAATATCTTGAGGAGATCTACTATTTAAACCAGCATTTTTCAAATATTGATCCAAATTTCCCTTTTGAACCACAAGATAGCTTGATGAGCATCGCTTCAAAAATTGGTCATTTAGCAACCGAAACTGTCGAAGATACATTGGCACTTTTAAAAAATGAGGAATTAAGGAAAGCGACAGAGCTACTAGCTAAGGCTGACATCATTAATATATATGGAATAAGCAATTCCCTGTTAATGGCATATGACTTCAAGCACAAAATGCTTCGTATTAATCGTCATGTGGAATTAATGAATGTTCCTGAAGAGCAAATTTTTGTAGCAAACAATTCTACGCCTAAAAACACAGCGATTTTAATCTCGTATTCTGGTGAATCGGACGAGGTTATTAAGATTGCCAAGGTATTGAGGGACAGAAAAACTCCTATTATATCTTTAACGAGTCTTAGCGAAAACAGTTTAAAAAACTATTCAGATTGTACGTTATACATTTCTACCCGTGAAAAGCTGTATTCAAAAATTGGCTACTATTCAACCAATAACTCCATTCACTTGATTTTGGATATCCTTTATTCTTGTATTTTCAAAATGAACTATCACGAAAATCTAGAATACAAAACGAAAATTGCCAAGGATACAGAAGAAAGAGTGGTTAGCAGTATCGTTTTAGAAGAAAACTAA
- a CDS encoding 6-phospho-beta-glucosidase, translating into MAFQENFLWGGAVAAHQVEGGWNKGGKGPSVADVMTAGAHGVPRQITDGVLEGKFYPNHEAIDFHGNYKEDIALFAEMGFKCFRTSIAWTRIFPKGDEVEPNEEGLQFYDDMFDELLKHGIEPVITLSHFEMPYHLVKEYGGWRNRKVIEFFVHYSKTVMERYKNKVKYWMTFNEINNQKNTANPLFVWTCSGVQYKEGENREEVMYQAVHHELVASALVVKEGHKINPDFQIGCMVSFVPIYPFSCHPDDMMLQVESMHDRWFFADVHARGHYGAYALKEWERKGYNIKMEPEDAQILAEGTVDYIGFSYYMSDAVKSGVNKVDENDVVGSSSSVKNPFVKASDWGWQIDPVGLRYSLNQLWERYELPLFIVENGFGAVDVKEEDGSVNDDYRIDYLRSHIQEMEKAIELDGVELMGYTPWGCIDCVSFTTGEMKKRYGFIYVDKDNEGNGTLERSKKKSFDWYKNVIATNGKEL; encoded by the coding sequence ATGGCATTTCAAGAGAACTTTTTATGGGGCGGAGCAGTAGCTGCACATCAAGTAGAAGGTGGATGGAATAAAGGTGGAAAAGGCCCGAGTGTGGCTGATGTAATGACTGCTGGCGCACACGGTGTCCCAAGACAAATTACGGATGGAGTTTTAGAAGGAAAGTTTTATCCTAACCATGAAGCCATTGATTTCCACGGCAATTATAAAGAAGATATTGCACTATTTGCAGAAATGGGCTTTAAATGCTTCCGTACAAGTATTGCTTGGACGCGTATTTTTCCAAAAGGTGACGAAGTGGAGCCAAACGAAGAAGGCTTACAATTTTATGATGATATGTTTGATGAGTTATTAAAGCATGGCATTGAACCGGTCATTACGTTAAGTCACTTTGAAATGCCTTATCATCTAGTGAAGGAATACGGTGGTTGGCGTAACCGTAAAGTGATTGAATTTTTTGTACACTATTCGAAAACGGTAATGGAACGTTACAAAAACAAAGTGAAGTACTGGATGACTTTTAACGAAATCAATAACCAAAAAAATACAGCCAATCCACTGTTTGTTTGGACCTGCTCTGGTGTTCAATATAAGGAAGGCGAAAATAGAGAAGAAGTTATGTACCAAGCGGTTCACCATGAGCTTGTTGCAAGTGCACTAGTGGTAAAAGAAGGCCACAAGATTAACCCTGACTTCCAAATTGGATGTATGGTATCGTTCGTACCTATTTACCCATTCTCATGTCATCCTGACGATATGATGCTGCAAGTTGAATCGATGCATGACCGTTGGTTCTTTGCCGATGTACACGCAAGAGGACATTACGGTGCATATGCCCTAAAAGAGTGGGAAAGAAAAGGTTATAACATTAAAATGGAGCCTGAGGATGCACAAATTCTTGCAGAAGGTACAGTGGATTATATCGGATTCAGTTACTATATGTCTGATGCAGTAAAAAGCGGTGTAAATAAGGTAGATGAAAATGATGTGGTGGGTTCTAGCTCAAGTGTTAAAAATCCATTCGTTAAAGCATCTGATTGGGGCTGGCAAATTGACCCAGTTGGTTTAAGATATTCTCTAAATCAATTATGGGAAAGATACGAACTTCCATTATTTATCGTTGAAAATGGCTTTGGTGCTGTTGATGTGAAGGAAGAAGATGGAAGTGTAAATGATGACTATCGTATTGACTACCTACGCTCACATATTCAAGAAATGGAGAAAGCCATTGAACTAGATGGAGTTGAGTTAATGGGTTACACTCCGTGGGGCTGTATTGATTGTGTATCTTTTACAACAGGTGAAATGAAAAAGCGCTACGGCTTTATCTATGTTGACAAAGACAACGAAGGTAACGGAACTCTAGAAAGATCCAAGAAAAAGTCTTTTGACTGGTATAAAAATGTCATTGCAACGAACGGTAAAGAGCTATAA